In the genome of Amaranthus tricolor cultivar Red isolate AtriRed21 chromosome 15, ASM2621246v1, whole genome shotgun sequence, one region contains:
- the LOC130800919 gene encoding peptidyl-prolyl cis-trans isomerase CYP95-like isoform X1 produces the protein MVKKKNPFVFLDVSIDGDPCERMVFELFSDLVPKTAENFRALCTGEKGISPRLRIPLHYKGTFFHRIVKGFGAQGGDLLRQEGSAGESIYGDAFPDEPPKLKHDEPGLLSMALADRDVCGSVFNIMFKANQNFDKKNIVFGKLVHGHEVLKKIEDVGDEDGKPTVTIKVCNSGEFSESDKKKLGKKLAKVASLDAHSIETRRKGKHKKSSRNRRKRRRKYYTSESDSSSESDLDSSDLDTDSESDSSSSDVSSSSDDRRKKRKRSSKRDKYKRGKRKEKRRDKKRRRQDKRSRRKSRRASNSLSDSESTGDSSEGEDSTKNIDKKRKGDLLKNAENHSPRVDAAAVVNHKRSEDSDKFDDKEPRSSKENGEQKTNGYERDAISGRSGDRQPDVVEDHPGKSSASPKRATSKSMSISPRSMSRSRSATPQRKLSRSPSVGKNSPVAVQRSQSISRSPVRSVSRSPARSPSRSPPRTHSQRNSSLSPVLSPPRKSPSGSYPGGSSRRSAGRSPGRVRRRSSPSPVHSRRSPNPVRSSHRSLSRSSGRAPSRRVASRSPVRSPKRSYHRSYSRSPGRRSPPSIHRRSVSRSASPDGSPKRIRRGRGFSDRFSYARKYRTPSPDRYRHGGRDRYPSYRRYSDRSPRYRSPRRSPIRYRRRRSRTRSPSISRSPPYRRRRITRSPVRSPSNSPPSRYRASPRAEKRLSLSRSRSRSVSVSGSSRGSPAPKGASKDKYRSRTSSGSPPAKKGLVSYRDGSADNSSR, from the exons CTTTTTTCTGATTTGGTTCCAAAGACTGCCGAAAATTTCCGTGCATTATGTACAG GAGAGAAGGGAATTAGTCCTAGGCTAAGGATTCCTTTGCACTACAAGGGTACCTTCTTCCATCGAATAGTGAAAGGTTTTGGAGCTCAG GGTGGTGATCTTCTCAGACAAGAGG GTTCAGCTGGTGAAAGTATATATGGTGACGCATTTCCTG ATGAGCCCCCAAAGCTAAAGCATGATGAACCTGGTCTTTTATCTATGGCACTAGCTGATCGTGACGTTTGTGGATCTGTATTCAATATTATGTTCAAGGCTAATCAAAACTTTGACAA aAAGAATATAGTGTTTGGGAAGCTTGTGCATGGACATGaggttttgaaaaaaattgagGATGTTGGTGATGAAGATGGCAAACCAACGGTCACCATTAAAGTTTGCAACTCCGGTGAATTCAGTGAAAGTG ACAAGAAGAAACTTGGTAAGAAGCTGGCAAAAGTGGCGAGTTTGGATGCTCATAGCATTGAAACACGAAGAAAGGGAAAACATAAGAAATCTTCAAGGAatagaagaaagagaagaagaaaatactATACTTCTGAATCAGACAGTTCTTCTGAAAGTGATTTAGATAGTAGTGATCTTGATACTGATTCTGAATCAGATTCATCTTCATCAGATGTTAGTTCCTCCAGTGATGACAGGCGAAAGAAGAGAAAGAGGTCCTCTAAGCGAGACAAGTACAAACGTGGGAAGCGCAAAGAAAAGCGGCGTGATAAGAAGCGGAGAAGGCAGGATAAGCGTTCAAGACGGAAGTCTAGAAG GGCATCCAATAGCCTCAGTGATAGTGAGAGCACAGGGGATAGCTCTGAGGGCGAGGACAGTACAAAGAATATTGATAAAAAGCGCAAGGGTGACCTGCTGAAAAACG CTGAGAACCATTCTCCTAGGGTTGATGCTGCTGCTGTTGTTAATCACAAAAGAAGCGAAGATTCTGATAAGTTTGACGATAAGGAACCCAGATCTTCCAAGGAAAACGGAGAGCAGAAAACCAATGGCTATGAAAGAGATGCAATATCTGGGAGGAGTGGAGACAGACAACCTGATGTGGTAGAGGACCACCCTGGAAAATCTAG TGCAAGTCCTAAAAGGGCTACTAGTAAGAGTATGAGTATCAGTCCCAGGAGTATGAGCAGAAGCCGGAGTGCTACACCCCAAAGAAAATTAAGCAGAAGTCCTAGTGTTGGTAAGAATTCCCCGGTAGCTGTACAGAGAAGTCAAAGTATTAGCAGAAGTCCTGTAAGGAGTGTCAGCAGGAGCCCAGCTAGAAGTCCGAGCAGGAGTCCACCAAGAACTCATTCTCAACGAAATTCTAGCTTAAGCCCTGTGCTATCTCCACCTAGAAAAAGTCCTAGTGGGAGCTATCCAGGAGGCTCATCGCGAAGATCAGCTGGTAGAAGCCCTGGGAGAGTCAGAAGGCGGAGCAGTCCAAGCCCGGTACATTCTCGTAGAAGTCCTAACCCCGTAAGATCTTCACATAGAAGCTTAAGTAGAAGCTCTGGTCGTGCTCCATCAAGAAGAGTTGCAAGTCGTAGTCCAGTTAGGTCTCCTAAGCGAAGCTATCATCGCAGCTACTCTAGAAGTCCTGGCCGTCGAAGCCCTCCTTCAATTCACCGTAGGAGTGTTTCAAGAAGTGCCTCACCTGATGGGTCACCCAAACGTATAcgaagaggtagaggtttcagtGATAGGTTTTCTTATGCTCGAAAATACAGGACCCCCTCTCCTGACCGTTATCGGCATGGTGGTCGTGACAG ATATCCCAGTTACAGGAGATACTCTGACCGTTCTCCTAGGTACCGAAGCCCAAGAAGATCTCCTATAAG atatagaagaagaagaagcaggACAAGGAGTCCGAGTATCTCACGAAGCCCTCCCTATCGTCGCCGTCGTATTACCAGGAGTCCTGTTCGTAGTCCCTCTAATAGTCCTCCATCCAGATATCGTGCATCTCCTCGTGCTGAGAAGCGGTTGTCATTGAGTCGAAGTCGAAGCAGGAGTGTGTCAGTCTCAGGTTCCTCCAGGGGTTCCCCAGCTCCAAAGGGAGCTAGCAAGGATAAATATAGGTCGAGGACATCTTCTGGCAGTCCGCCAGCGAAAAAAGGTTTAGTCTCGTACAGAGATGGTTCCGCCGACAACAGCTCAAGGtag
- the LOC130800919 gene encoding peptidyl-prolyl cis-trans isomerase CYP95-like isoform X2, which translates to MVKKKNPFVFLDVSIDGDPCERMVFELFSDLVPKTAENFRALCTGEKGISPRLRIPLHYKGTFFHRIVKGFGAQGGDLLRQEGSAGESIYGDAFPDEPPKLKHDEPGLLSMALADRDVCGSVFNIMFKANQNFDKKNIVFGKLVHGHEVLKKIEDVGDEDGKPTVTIKVCNSGEFSESDKKKLGKKLAKVASLDAHSIETRRKGKHKKSSRNRRKRRRKYYTSESDSSSESDLDSSDLDTDSESDSSSSDVSSSSDDRRKKRKRSSKRDKYKRGKRKEKRRDKKRRRQDKRSRRKSRRASNSLSDSESTGDSSEGEDSTKNIDKKRKGDLLKNAENHSPRVDAAAVVNHKRSEDSDKFDDKEPRSSKENGEQKTNGYERDAISGRSGDRQPDVVEDHPGKSSASPKRATSKSMSISPRSMSRSRSATPQRKLSRSPSVGKNSPVAVQRSQSISRSPVRSVSRSPARSPSRSPPRTHSQRNSSLSPVLSPPRKSPSGSYPGGSSRRSAGRSPGRVRRRSSPSPVHSRRSPNPVRSSHRSLSRSSGRAPSRRVASRSPVRSPKRSYHRSYSRSPGRRSPPSIHRRSVSRSASPDGSPKRIRRGRGFSDRFSYARKYRTPSPDRYRHGGRDSYRRYSDRSPRYRSPRRSPIRYRRRRSRTRSPSISRSPPYRRRRITRSPVRSPSNSPPSRYRASPRAEKRLSLSRSRSRSVSVSGSSRGSPAPKGASKDKYRSRTSSGSPPAKKGLVSYRDGSADNSSR; encoded by the exons CTTTTTTCTGATTTGGTTCCAAAGACTGCCGAAAATTTCCGTGCATTATGTACAG GAGAGAAGGGAATTAGTCCTAGGCTAAGGATTCCTTTGCACTACAAGGGTACCTTCTTCCATCGAATAGTGAAAGGTTTTGGAGCTCAG GGTGGTGATCTTCTCAGACAAGAGG GTTCAGCTGGTGAAAGTATATATGGTGACGCATTTCCTG ATGAGCCCCCAAAGCTAAAGCATGATGAACCTGGTCTTTTATCTATGGCACTAGCTGATCGTGACGTTTGTGGATCTGTATTCAATATTATGTTCAAGGCTAATCAAAACTTTGACAA aAAGAATATAGTGTTTGGGAAGCTTGTGCATGGACATGaggttttgaaaaaaattgagGATGTTGGTGATGAAGATGGCAAACCAACGGTCACCATTAAAGTTTGCAACTCCGGTGAATTCAGTGAAAGTG ACAAGAAGAAACTTGGTAAGAAGCTGGCAAAAGTGGCGAGTTTGGATGCTCATAGCATTGAAACACGAAGAAAGGGAAAACATAAGAAATCTTCAAGGAatagaagaaagagaagaagaaaatactATACTTCTGAATCAGACAGTTCTTCTGAAAGTGATTTAGATAGTAGTGATCTTGATACTGATTCTGAATCAGATTCATCTTCATCAGATGTTAGTTCCTCCAGTGATGACAGGCGAAAGAAGAGAAAGAGGTCCTCTAAGCGAGACAAGTACAAACGTGGGAAGCGCAAAGAAAAGCGGCGTGATAAGAAGCGGAGAAGGCAGGATAAGCGTTCAAGACGGAAGTCTAGAAG GGCATCCAATAGCCTCAGTGATAGTGAGAGCACAGGGGATAGCTCTGAGGGCGAGGACAGTACAAAGAATATTGATAAAAAGCGCAAGGGTGACCTGCTGAAAAACG CTGAGAACCATTCTCCTAGGGTTGATGCTGCTGCTGTTGTTAATCACAAAAGAAGCGAAGATTCTGATAAGTTTGACGATAAGGAACCCAGATCTTCCAAGGAAAACGGAGAGCAGAAAACCAATGGCTATGAAAGAGATGCAATATCTGGGAGGAGTGGAGACAGACAACCTGATGTGGTAGAGGACCACCCTGGAAAATCTAG TGCAAGTCCTAAAAGGGCTACTAGTAAGAGTATGAGTATCAGTCCCAGGAGTATGAGCAGAAGCCGGAGTGCTACACCCCAAAGAAAATTAAGCAGAAGTCCTAGTGTTGGTAAGAATTCCCCGGTAGCTGTACAGAGAAGTCAAAGTATTAGCAGAAGTCCTGTAAGGAGTGTCAGCAGGAGCCCAGCTAGAAGTCCGAGCAGGAGTCCACCAAGAACTCATTCTCAACGAAATTCTAGCTTAAGCCCTGTGCTATCTCCACCTAGAAAAAGTCCTAGTGGGAGCTATCCAGGAGGCTCATCGCGAAGATCAGCTGGTAGAAGCCCTGGGAGAGTCAGAAGGCGGAGCAGTCCAAGCCCGGTACATTCTCGTAGAAGTCCTAACCCCGTAAGATCTTCACATAGAAGCTTAAGTAGAAGCTCTGGTCGTGCTCCATCAAGAAGAGTTGCAAGTCGTAGTCCAGTTAGGTCTCCTAAGCGAAGCTATCATCGCAGCTACTCTAGAAGTCCTGGCCGTCGAAGCCCTCCTTCAATTCACCGTAGGAGTGTTTCAAGAAGTGCCTCACCTGATGGGTCACCCAAACGTATAcgaagaggtagaggtttcagtGATAGGTTTTCTTATGCTCGAAAATACAGGACCCCCTCTCCTGACCGTTATCGGCATGGTGGTCGTGACAG TTACAGGAGATACTCTGACCGTTCTCCTAGGTACCGAAGCCCAAGAAGATCTCCTATAAG atatagaagaagaagaagcaggACAAGGAGTCCGAGTATCTCACGAAGCCCTCCCTATCGTCGCCGTCGTATTACCAGGAGTCCTGTTCGTAGTCCCTCTAATAGTCCTCCATCCAGATATCGTGCATCTCCTCGTGCTGAGAAGCGGTTGTCATTGAGTCGAAGTCGAAGCAGGAGTGTGTCAGTCTCAGGTTCCTCCAGGGGTTCCCCAGCTCCAAAGGGAGCTAGCAAGGATAAATATAGGTCGAGGACATCTTCTGGCAGTCCGCCAGCGAAAAAAGGTTTAGTCTCGTACAGAGATGGTTCCGCCGACAACAGCTCAAGGtag
- the LOC130800919 gene encoding peptidyl-prolyl cis-trans isomerase CYP95-like isoform X3 has translation MALADRDVCGSVFNIMFKANQNFDKKNIVFGKLVHGHEVLKKIEDVGDEDGKPTVTIKVCNSGEFSESDKKKLGKKLAKVASLDAHSIETRRKGKHKKSSRNRRKRRRKYYTSESDSSSESDLDSSDLDTDSESDSSSSDVSSSSDDRRKKRKRSSKRDKYKRGKRKEKRRDKKRRRQDKRSRRKSRRASNSLSDSESTGDSSEGEDSTKNIDKKRKGDLLKNAENHSPRVDAAAVVNHKRSEDSDKFDDKEPRSSKENGEQKTNGYERDAISGRSGDRQPDVVEDHPGKSSASPKRATSKSMSISPRSMSRSRSATPQRKLSRSPSVGKNSPVAVQRSQSISRSPVRSVSRSPARSPSRSPPRTHSQRNSSLSPVLSPPRKSPSGSYPGGSSRRSAGRSPGRVRRRSSPSPVHSRRSPNPVRSSHRSLSRSSGRAPSRRVASRSPVRSPKRSYHRSYSRSPGRRSPPSIHRRSVSRSASPDGSPKRIRRGRGFSDRFSYARKYRTPSPDRYRHGGRDRYPSYRRYSDRSPRYRSPRRSPIRYRRRRSRTRSPSISRSPPYRRRRITRSPVRSPSNSPPSRYRASPRAEKRLSLSRSRSRSVSVSGSSRGSPAPKGASKDKYRSRTSSGSPPAKKGLVSYRDGSADNSSR, from the exons ATGGCACTAGCTGATCGTGACGTTTGTGGATCTGTATTCAATATTATGTTCAAGGCTAATCAAAACTTTGACAA aAAGAATATAGTGTTTGGGAAGCTTGTGCATGGACATGaggttttgaaaaaaattgagGATGTTGGTGATGAAGATGGCAAACCAACGGTCACCATTAAAGTTTGCAACTCCGGTGAATTCAGTGAAAGTG ACAAGAAGAAACTTGGTAAGAAGCTGGCAAAAGTGGCGAGTTTGGATGCTCATAGCATTGAAACACGAAGAAAGGGAAAACATAAGAAATCTTCAAGGAatagaagaaagagaagaagaaaatactATACTTCTGAATCAGACAGTTCTTCTGAAAGTGATTTAGATAGTAGTGATCTTGATACTGATTCTGAATCAGATTCATCTTCATCAGATGTTAGTTCCTCCAGTGATGACAGGCGAAAGAAGAGAAAGAGGTCCTCTAAGCGAGACAAGTACAAACGTGGGAAGCGCAAAGAAAAGCGGCGTGATAAGAAGCGGAGAAGGCAGGATAAGCGTTCAAGACGGAAGTCTAGAAG GGCATCCAATAGCCTCAGTGATAGTGAGAGCACAGGGGATAGCTCTGAGGGCGAGGACAGTACAAAGAATATTGATAAAAAGCGCAAGGGTGACCTGCTGAAAAACG CTGAGAACCATTCTCCTAGGGTTGATGCTGCTGCTGTTGTTAATCACAAAAGAAGCGAAGATTCTGATAAGTTTGACGATAAGGAACCCAGATCTTCCAAGGAAAACGGAGAGCAGAAAACCAATGGCTATGAAAGAGATGCAATATCTGGGAGGAGTGGAGACAGACAACCTGATGTGGTAGAGGACCACCCTGGAAAATCTAG TGCAAGTCCTAAAAGGGCTACTAGTAAGAGTATGAGTATCAGTCCCAGGAGTATGAGCAGAAGCCGGAGTGCTACACCCCAAAGAAAATTAAGCAGAAGTCCTAGTGTTGGTAAGAATTCCCCGGTAGCTGTACAGAGAAGTCAAAGTATTAGCAGAAGTCCTGTAAGGAGTGTCAGCAGGAGCCCAGCTAGAAGTCCGAGCAGGAGTCCACCAAGAACTCATTCTCAACGAAATTCTAGCTTAAGCCCTGTGCTATCTCCACCTAGAAAAAGTCCTAGTGGGAGCTATCCAGGAGGCTCATCGCGAAGATCAGCTGGTAGAAGCCCTGGGAGAGTCAGAAGGCGGAGCAGTCCAAGCCCGGTACATTCTCGTAGAAGTCCTAACCCCGTAAGATCTTCACATAGAAGCTTAAGTAGAAGCTCTGGTCGTGCTCCATCAAGAAGAGTTGCAAGTCGTAGTCCAGTTAGGTCTCCTAAGCGAAGCTATCATCGCAGCTACTCTAGAAGTCCTGGCCGTCGAAGCCCTCCTTCAATTCACCGTAGGAGTGTTTCAAGAAGTGCCTCACCTGATGGGTCACCCAAACGTATAcgaagaggtagaggtttcagtGATAGGTTTTCTTATGCTCGAAAATACAGGACCCCCTCTCCTGACCGTTATCGGCATGGTGGTCGTGACAG ATATCCCAGTTACAGGAGATACTCTGACCGTTCTCCTAGGTACCGAAGCCCAAGAAGATCTCCTATAAG atatagaagaagaagaagcaggACAAGGAGTCCGAGTATCTCACGAAGCCCTCCCTATCGTCGCCGTCGTATTACCAGGAGTCCTGTTCGTAGTCCCTCTAATAGTCCTCCATCCAGATATCGTGCATCTCCTCGTGCTGAGAAGCGGTTGTCATTGAGTCGAAGTCGAAGCAGGAGTGTGTCAGTCTCAGGTTCCTCCAGGGGTTCCCCAGCTCCAAAGGGAGCTAGCAAGGATAAATATAGGTCGAGGACATCTTCTGGCAGTCCGCCAGCGAAAAAAGGTTTAGTCTCGTACAGAGATGGTTCCGCCGACAACAGCTCAAGGtag